Genomic window (Culex pipiens pallens isolate TS chromosome 3, TS_CPP_V2, whole genome shotgun sequence):
ATCCTAAACTCTTGCAGCCAATCTTTcaaagggatcctggagagtgccttaagttagattacgcctagcactctctttgtcatttttcaacatcactagaatgcattgaaacatcacagacgttaaagcggccagaccTACTGCATAAAGTTGTACCGCAGAGAGATGATCCGTTGAAGTGGGTTCagtttgagcacggagtgttcaTACAACAACATAATTCTGAATCTATAggagaggaagaagcgtggggacaaaAGATCATACGCtccaaaatttggtttattcgttgggagcaccatgctaagaaggtttggtactccgggaccctctggtaTGGGCCATTGtttttccacgaatgcccttgCTTCATTTGCCggggttatagcgccacaactcgctcccatcctaaagatttttttcagtcctctaaaacataaattttcatttcatttcaccTTCATAAACGGCTTTAGGCCTTTATTGCAAACTAACGCGAGACATTCTCTTCCCCTGAACAGTGTCGTCGTACCATCATGTCTTCAACGACCGCCAAGAGAGTTCGTGTCTGCAACGACAGCTGCGTTACTTTCACCGAAACCAAGGAGTTCAACTTCACGTGGACCATCCAGAATTTCCCCACGTGGATGGCGAAATCTGACAACGAAAGATACTCACCTCGTTTTCCGGCCACCGAAGAGGAAGATTTGCAGTGGGCTTTATCGTTTAAGTGCGAAAGCTCATCGGATGCATCGTATTGTTCACTTTATCTGAAGttgaaattgaaacttttgccTGAAAAGAATATCGATGCCATGTATGAGTTCGTGATGATGGACTCTGAGAAGACGATTTTTATGAAGCGAAGCGGTGTCGATAATTTTGGTACGGGAACAAGTTGGGGTTATTCAAACTTCATTAAGAGAGATGAGTTGGAGAATCAAATCGGGCTCGGCAACACGCTCATCATAGCCTGCAAAGTCAACGTAAATGCTGGCATGGTTGACGAAATGATTGAGTCGAGCATCGTTGCGCCTGCAGCGTCCCCCAGCAGCCTGATCGAGGATCTTGCCTCGCTGCTGGAAAGCAAAAAATACGGCGACGTTTCGATCAAAGTCGGAAACCGGAAAATTCTCGCGCACAAAAACATCCTCGCTGCCCGGAGCTCCGTGTTTGCCGCCATGTTCGAGCACAAGATGCAGGAAAAGATCACAAACGTGGTGAGCATCGCCGACATCAAGCTCGTTGTGCTCGAAGAAATGCTGCGCTACATTTACACCGACAAAGTCAACAATTTGGACACGTTGTCCTACCAGCTGTACACCGCCGCCGACAAGTACGACATACCGGCGCTGAAATCGCTCTGTCGGATTGCGATCCTGGGAAATCTGTCGACCGAAAACGTGGCGGAAACGATCATCTGTGCCGACCTGCACAGCGACGGCGAGATGAAATCGCGAGCGATGCAGTTTCTCAGCAGGAACAGCAGCGTCGCTCTCGGAGTGACGAAATCGAAGGGCTGGAAGCAGATGGAAGCGACTCACCCGCATCTGGTCACCGAGGCGTTCGAGGCGTTGGCTAGCAACATGTAATGCTGTAATCCTATAGGAGAGGATGAACTGATGTTAATCTATCCGAACTTGACATATTCTTTCGATATTATTTGCCTTGACTTGAATCCGTTTAATTCATCGAATTATTAAAtcgttgatttgttttgaaagtgaAATAAAACTGTTGATTTCTCTTATCCATAAATGTGTTTCCTTTATTGAGTAAGGGAAATAAACcgattttaagcctaataagcggtcgtgtttgaatgatgctggataatctggagtgttccttgaaattaactaagaccaagtacaccaacgagtagagcaagttattgtgaacatttctgtttattttcaattttattaaaagttattctattccttttacaagaatttgaaaaaatatttccaaaatgtattctaatcaaacgaatgcattgggccacgcccattttcctattttcagcttagttttttttacttccagcgctcttttgggtctgcttagtgctgccaaaattgatgaaattttaagcgaacactcacgaaaagtagcatttatagagaaaatttcctggcatcactggctcactccaacaggcgctgctggtggtgttggtggccaccctttgttttttatttgccttcgcttctcgctcggttttcttcagccttcgattggaatgggtcgtcaaaagtgaaacgtcaaaagacttggcgcgtttgtttttttatggcgcttgctaattatttacatgtttcgggattatttttcaagtgagtggccAACttatgtgcaaaaaaaaaacaagttgccGAAAGTTGGGGGCAGTTTTGTATcgaaagcgccgtgaaaaagtaagcgaaagtgaaaagttgattttggcgatattcattaagcgtttgacggTTTCTCGcgtgtgtgtgccaacaaaatgatgagaaatggtctcgccaaatagaaattatgatcaaaagtgcattaaattagatctttttggccagtaagtggcatacatttgcgtgcttactggaggcggtgctgttgctggtaattttacagcctaaatagtatttttggagctttaatcgagcatcaaactctccatatgacgaagataggtgtttgattggaaagggtatatttcccctacaaagCTTGAACATCGTGTCCGTGGCAAATGAATTTGTTATAAAATTCTCAATTCATTCCAGCTTGTACCACTTtagtaaatcaaattttcatgtccaTTTGTCTGTGCCCTGACTGACGGACGGGGCCGACAACGGCCCGAAAACCGCCCGACGGCTCGACAAAACGGCCCGAATTCCGACGGTTTGTCcgatcccgcccgtgtggatcaatcggaccgcgcactggactcacaacccagaggtcgccggttcgaatcccgcggcgggcgctctaaaattctttgtgtaaatatgggtattcggcgccgtcgctccgtgccatactttcatacacttagaagcccagggcggcgaagtccttgttgataaaaggaagacactagtggttggtactagcaatggtggccgacagctataaagtcaacttcgttttttttttgtccgacGGAGTTCGGGCCCTTTTCGTGCGTTTATGCAACACTTTGTCCAACGATCGTCAAAATTGAcgtttgagaaaatcgacgttGAGGGGTCGTTTTCGGGCGACTTTGTTATTCAGATTGTTCTGCCATTGTCTGACGTTCGATTTTCGGATTTTTGGGTTGTTTAAACTTAAACCAGAGAGAAAATACTCTTTGGCTTAGGGACCattcacaaaccacgtggacactttttccgGAATACTCTAccacccccctctccccctcgtggacaattgtccatacaaaaagattattccatcccccccccccccctcaagtatccacgtggtttatgaatggccccttatcttagaatttaaaaaaattaactattttaaaattcaaaaaattaacatttagcaattttaaaaatttagattttttttttctaaattgaaatataaaaaaataatttctagaaTTCAAGAAtagaattcaaagaaaattctggaatttaaaaattaaaaaaatctgaaattctaagataaaagattcaaaaatggattaaattaaaaatttatttttttaagactgaattgggtcctaaaatgaagcttagatttctaatattattgtttacagtgataaagcttatttttctgagtacaatgaccctttgtacgaccacaaagagtttaaaatggatttttaaatcaattttgaaaaattaacctcgcggtccttcttgacagaaaagctcctacttgacagctcgtttcaaggggaccatagttgatccatcgaaaaaatgttgtcttgtcattattttttttttgcattaaaatgaaaaaaagtgatcagaaatggtttttgatcatgttttttaccgttgtacataaaaattacatagggctttagtacccaattactgaagtaacttttgctcatttttggtggagagtaagcttattaggagtacatacattcagaatatgcaataatccagaaagtgtcaaaatgtagaTGATGCCTTTTATGATgtcggtttaaaaaatttagagtttgatagtttaaaaattttagaattaccgtaaactggggtcaatcgggacacatggggcgaattgggacagcagttttaaccatgttggagcacaatattttgatttttctggttggtttcggttagaacatactcaggccaacaaaTTGTGTACATccctttttaaatttaaaagctttaagtgctctaaaaactgctgtccctattcagactgtagtcccgattcaccccagattacggtaaataatttaaattaaataataagaatttagaaattcaagaatttaagaatttgggaattaaggaatttaagaatcaaagaacttataaaatgttaaattcttaaatttctaaattttgaattgctaattttgaatttttgataattttaatctCTTTATTATTTTCTCCCAAGAATCTCATTTACAAGCACCTTCACATGCGCTGAAACCGAACTGTCAACTCGtgaacaattgggtcctaaaatcaagcataaatttgtgatattattgtacAAAAGAtatagcttatttttctgagttttTACAATTACCCTTCATAAGGCCGCAaggattcaaaaatgattttcaactcaatttaaaaaaaaagtacttcgCTGCCCTTCTTGACATAAAAAATCCCacttgacagctcattccaaggggaccattgtTGAACCATCAAAAGAATGttgttgtcaatttattttttttgcataaaacttaaaaacatctagtcagaaatggtttttactagtgttttttttaccgttgaacGTCTTTTGCATGGAGCATGGACAGCTTTTGAAAATCTCAGATTAATCTCTTAATTAATTTTTGggctaaaaaaggttaggtttacatcctcaaaattatttttactaaatttttcaattttcaattaaactcgttcatttgaatcaaaaatgtgtttgaaattggcaaacaattgaaaatctgtcaaaacctgacaaataatgaaattaaatcCGAGGTTTTATCTTTATTCTGacagtaaagtaagtaaatctttgccagttcctgaggggaacacccttgaagagtatcggggccggcatttacaaagcggattcagtggcagtttcattctcaacttaatgttaacatgttaaggttaatgttaacattccataggtcgcctccctaaggtgtcgtgataaggtccagtttgtgacgatacactaccttccctttactaagcaatcgattccagaagggaaaagatcaccagttgtgttggtccgagccgggatttgaaccccgatctaccgcttacgaggcggaagcgttaccactgggctacgtggctcggattctggcagacacttgaaaaactataattgggtcctaaaatgaagcttagattgctgatattattgtttacagcgataaagcttgtttttctgagtaaaatgaccctttgtacgaccacaaagagtttaaaatggatttttaaatcaatttcaaaaaattaccctcgcggtccttcttgacagaaaagctcctacttgacagctcgttccaaggggaccatagttgatccatcgaaaaaatgttgtcttgtcaaaaaaaattttgcattaaaatgaaaaaaaagtgatcagaaatggtttttaatcgtgtttttgaccgttgtacataaaaattgacatagggctttagtacccaatttccaGATTTATCCGGCAACCTGGCAACACTGAGTGT
Coding sequences:
- the LOC120417662 gene encoding speckle-type POZ protein-like A, which translates into the protein MSSTTAKRVRVCNDSCVTFTETKEFNFTWTIQNFPTWMAKSDNERYSPRFPATEEEDLQWALSFKCESSSDASYCSLYLKLKLKLLPEKNIDAMYEFVMMDSEKTIFMKRSGVDNFGTGTSWGYSNFIKRDELENQIGLGNTLIIACKVNVNAGMVDEMIESSIVAPAASPSSLIEDLASLLESKKYGDVSIKVGNRKILAHKNILAARSSVFAAMFEHKMQEKITNVVSIADIKLVVLEEMLRYIYTDKVNNLDTLSYQLYTAADKYDIPALKSLCRIAILGNLSTENVAETIICADLHSDGEMKSRAMQFLSRNSSVALGVTKSKGWKQMEATHPHLVTEAFEALASNM